CCTCTTAACGCTTGAATTTAAatagacatacatacagtatgtatgcggcacatacacacgtgcacacgcttGTTGTTGTCCAGCCAACAGCGGGAGGCCTCTAGCTCCAAGCAGCACACCCACGCCGTCACCACCCCTGTTGCCGGGGTAAAATGGAAAGTGGAGGCAGGCAAGTGAATGAAGTCTGCGCTAACGCTAACAGTGTGACAGGTTTGAGTGGAGTCTGACAGGAGGGCCTCAGCCGCCGTGTGAAATTGGGCTGAAAGCTCGCCGAAGAGCCGTGAAATCTGTGTCAAAAGCTTTTACTCGGCCTTAATGGCCAGCCACATTTGCTTTGATTGCTGGGATTGGATGAGTCCCCTGGTTTGATGGCTGCCTATTtttgtccaggtgtgtgtgtgtgtgtgtgtgtttgtgtatctgtatctgtgcaGGGAAGTGGGGGTGTTGATTGTTCTAAGCATAAAGGTATGAAAGAGTTTGAAAGATTTTCAAAATGGGAGATTAAGATCTTTATGATCTTTAACGGCCATTTAGCATGTTCCACCGCTCCCCAAGTGATGTGTGAAAAACCAGCTTGACTGGGCTGTCTGCCACGGGGATAGAGTACCTCTGCGTCACTCTTCTGCTGTTTCAgtttctcttcctgtctttatttcgcttgcttttttttttgagttAATCATTAACCACAAGTTGTTACGGTAATGGCAGAGTTGACATTTGGCTGATGTGCACTGATGAACCTGCAAGTGTAAAACAAATTTGTCTAATCTACATTATGTGATTTCTATAATTAATTAAGATGTCTGTGGTTCTTTTTTTAGTGTTTTTACTGATCTTATTGAGCTGTTACCCCAGAATTGTAAATATTTACAAACGCTCTTAGAGCTCAGACCACCACCAAGGTCAGATGGAATATTTTGCAACATGAGAGAGTAAAGCTACATTTGTTGAGCCACCTCCAAACCACTCCTCCACCACAGCGACCACTAGTTTAATGGGTTCATCCTTGGACCTTGTTACAGCTTTTTTTAAGTCGTTTTTGCGGAATCCAGCACAAACAGACAAGCCCCTCAGAAATCATGGTGGAGGTAACCAAACCAGTAAACCAGTAAACAGGTTGAGAGTGTACTTTATCTAGCACACAGAAGGCAGATGACTGCTCTTTGACCCCATACTGGTGGTCACCGCAGCCTCCCACCAGTCCCATATTCCAAGAGGCCACTTAAGTCTTCTGTCGATGTCCAGTGCAGTGACTCACTTCACAGAGGCATCATATGATcaacatcatcattatcatcaactCTGATGTCTTCACCTACCAGCACATTCCTGTAGGAATGCTCCTgtactccccccacccccccttgccCCCTCCCAACTAACAGTGAAAGACTCTCCTGTCCCAAGAGCAGAATTACTGGCAGTTACTGAGATCAGACTGGTCCGCATGACCCAGCAAGCGGCTGATTCTGGGCCAGTTTCCACGCGAGGCTCATGACTTGCCTGGTGGCTATGATATAGGTGCAGGGGAGCCCGGCCCCTCCGAGGGGGGAGCCGGTTAAGGTGATGGAATATGATGACTCAGCTCATCTCGCCGCTCTTGCCCTGTCCCACAGGCCCTGCCTGTGCGGCAGCAGCGGGATCACAAGATGCCATTAAGATGGCGCGGGGGGCCGAGGGGCCCCAAACAAAAGcgctcctctgttctcctccgcCTGTGTTCGCAGTGGCCCCTGCACCAGCGAGTGCGCTCCCAGCATCACATGCCAGAGCCTGCTGACTGGGCTGAAATTGATCTGGGTCATGCTGCGAGGTAACATGGGTTCCCTATTGATATTCCGCCGCTTCCCATGCAATTGTCATCTACAACTGTATTGGCACTCAATAAAGTGACCAATCAGCTCAGCCATCTCCTCTCAGGCATCAGTGTATTCTGTGTGAGCAAAGGCGCTCCCATGGTGATTGAAGACACTTGTTATTGTTCTTGACAGTTGAGGACATTTTAAGAGGGAATATCAGGAGGAGGACACATTAGAGGAATTTGCTCACAAAGTCAGACAAAAGCCTGAcagaagacagacacagagctggAGAGTAAGCACGGGTGTTGCGGCCTGGCTAACCTGCAGGCCTCCTGGCTGCCCTGGCGTGTCTGAGGGTTGTCTTGGCTGCGCGTGGCCGGCCCGACCTTGTCCCCATCTGGATTCTAGCGTGtggtaatccccccccccccaaccccctttcCCCTTCATCAACTCTGGAATGTCCTGCCAGTCGGACTCTGCCAACCGTCTGAGCGTCGGGGCATCAGGGCGCCGCTCGTTCTGTTGCCCGCCGGCTGCCAGTAAGGCCTGTCTTCTGATCTCCCAGTGGCCCACGGCGCAAACATCAGGGCATTGACCCTGGTGGTGACAGACTGGCTCTCGAGGGTTGCCTGATGTCAGCGGGTGTCCTAAGGCATCTTTGACCCCGCGTTCCTAAGTGGATTAGTGACCTGTGATGGCCCAGCGTGTCTGCAGAGTGGGCAGACTGTTGGTGCAATCCTCTTACGACACAGGAAAATATACACTGACCACTCCAGTGCTGTCTGACCACGAGGATTACCTCAGGTTATGTTCTGTTTTGGTTGGTTGAGGAGGGGGACATGTGCGTCCATGCTGTTAGTACTGTGGTTTACCTGGCGCTTTGATGACCTAACCTGCGGTGAGAAATACTTTGTGAAGAGAAATGTCCTTCAGCACCCCAGGCTCTGCAGCTACGGAAActactttcttttttattatgctctatttatagtttttttttttttgcctgtttgGCAGCCTCATCCATAATTAACACTGTGTGTTGCTAAACAACACTTAAAGGCTTACTTCAGAAAGACGCTTTGCGCTGACAGCtagggcgccatcttgtggtagAGGAAAATCAGCAAGCTAAACTGAAAACCCATGTTGACTTTGTGGCCTTTGCACCTGATGTCAAGTATACAATGCTCCCCTCTCTTCAGATGTCAATGACTGCGCTGGTCAGCCCTGTAAGAATGGAGGCGTGTGTCGAGACCTGGAAGGAGACTTCAACTGCAAGTGCCCCTCGCCCTACGTTGGAAAGCACTGCCACCTGCGTAAGTATCGTGGTCGTCTATGTATGCAAACGTCTAGCTGTCGTAGTCTGTCCGTTGGAGAGGAAATGACTCTGTATGTGGCCGCTGTGCGAGTGCTGAGAAGTCACTCCTAGCAATTTTCCCCGTCAGGGCCGAGCAGAGTGGGGAAACCCAAATGCTCATGAAAATGACCAGCAACCCAAATATAGTGCTGTGGTTCAAGCAGAGAGGGCCATAAAGTGAAAGAAAGGAAAGCCACATGGCAGTATAACcagtgcttaatttgagccGGAACAAGCCGGAACAAGATCCGGAACCTCCAACGTTGGATCCGGCAGCTATTCCATGCTTAATTTGagatccggaacctccgacATTGGATCCGGCAGCTATTAAATTAGATCCACTACCTCCATGACCatatcacaatgaaataaagcaaacaattattcattcattcattaaataaaagttCGTTCGGAACTTTTGGCCGCGGTCAACACTGTCCCCATCTCAAGTGCAGAGTGAGCGGGGTTTTTCGCAGATTAACTTGATTTGCGCAGCAAATAGAgcatctcttttcccctctataCTACCATCTCCTCACAACGCTTTATTGGCCTTGTCGGCCCACTGCTTAAGCTACCCGGTTCAATCCCATTCCCTACGTGAAATAATGGATTGCCAAAGGACATATCTGCACGGGATCTGAGGAGTAGGGAAATAGAGGCAGGTGTCTATCTATGGATACTGTATGggctgttttggacaaataagatatagcctatgtgtaagtaaaatgaaGTCTTAATTATTCTCTGCTGGTAGGCTACTCTCAATATATTGTagtctttgttttatttgttagccTAATTATTGATTCATTGTGTTGCGTTaacgtgtgtttggagagttaaCGTGCGAACTTTGAGTGagtattgtgtgcttgtttggagtTCATCCTTTTACTCTGAGCGTTGTCCGTTGTGGTTAAAATAACCTTTGATAGCTTATTGTCTTGCAGTGTTGGCGAAATAAAGCCTTAAACATGCgaatctgcactctgtctccgcaCTCGGTAACTGGTTTAGGCTAGTGCATACAGAATCGTTGTGCGTCGTCGTCCCGCCgaccctttatttatttattaatttatttatgtttgagtcgccggatccacccatcctctgcgttccggcacctcccactttacaaattaagcactgaGTATAACCTCAGTGACATGCCAAGCAGCCTTTCAGTAAGAGTGGTTATTGAGATTTGGGTGATTTTAGTACCCAAGgctaaacaaagcaaaacaaggaGGCATCATGGTTGTGTTGACAacagttttttgtttgtgtgtgcgtgtgcgtgtgtgtgtgtgtgtgtgtgtgtgtgtgtgtgtgtgtgtgtgtgtgtgtgtgtgtgtgtgtgtgtgtgtgtgtgtgtatgtgcgtgtgtgcttggaCGTGTGCGTATGTCAGGCTGCATCTCCCTGCTGGGCATGGAAGGTGGGGGCATTGCCGAGCATCAGATTACAGCCTCCTCTGTGCACTACGGCATTCTGGGCCTGCAGCGCTGGGGGCCTGAAAAGGCACGCCTCAACAACAAGGGCCTGGTCAACGCCTGGACCTCCGCTGGCCACGACAAGAACCCCTGGATCGAGGTAAACAGGGCTAAGTGTTCTTGGCCAATAACTGGTTGGAGAACCACATATGTCCCATGATTCATTGCAACATATGAAGACTATTCATTCCTAAGACACGACAATAGTGCTAGCATTGGTTTGACAGTCAGTAGGAATTCACTGGATCGTGAATGATTTGCATGCATCATGTATGTGCATTCccaaaatgtttgtgtgtgtatgtctgtgactgtgtttgtccaTCACTGTTAGTATGCACTGTAGACATGTAAAGACTTTCAGCTGAATCTCACGGTTGCCATGAGAGCTCAATGCACTCCAACTTCTGAGAAGCAgagagttgtgttgtgttgtgttgtgtccctgTTATGTTTTATGATCTCTGATTTGGCAACATGTTTCTGTAATGTTCTGTGTCGTCTGAATTAGGCTGAATGCTGCACATGTGTTGAACAGATGAAGATGTGTCCCTAATTTGTTTGTCCCCGGAAAATGTAGCGCGTTGAGCTCTATAGTTCCAGCTCCGGCTTCGTCTCCATGGACTCCAgcctgttttgttctgtttggttctgTGTTTAAACGGCTCGCTCTCTCGTCTCAGGTGAACCTGCAGAGGAAGATGCGCTTCACGGGCATCATCACTCAAGGCGCCAGCCGCATGGGCGTGGCCGAGTACATCAAAGCCTTCAAGGTGGCGTCCAGCCTCGATGGCCGCACCTACACTATGTACAGACTGGAGGGCCAGAAGAAAGACACAGTGAGCATCACTCATGTTACCCATGAAGTTATGAATGACTGCCTGTTTGTTTTAGACATCCAAATCCAAAGGATGGAAATTGGGGTTTGACATGATTTTTTTCTCACATCCCTGCGCCCAGATGTTCATGCGCTGTAGCTTCCTGACTGCTGCCTTTCCGACAGTCCTCGAttaccttgagaaacagagatctatgtgaaaaatcattggatttctcctttaaggtcTTGAAAGAAATCTGGAAATTTGTTTGTAGCAGTACATGCACAAAAAAGCAAAGGTCAAATGTCAACTTACAGACAAACATACTCTATTGTCCTTCAAAACTAGGAAGAACATTTTTTGAAAGCAGAAAtgattttgggggggggggggaggcaagCTTTATCCAGTGAATCTAGACAGCAGTGCGTGGGTACCAGCATAGTTGTGGTTGGAGTTTTTATGCATGAGCTGGATTAATGGGTGTGTTGATTCACCGCCCTCCAGGTTTTTGTCGGGAACATGGACAACGATGGCACCAAGACCAACTTGTTCGACCCGCCCATCATTGCACAGCACCTCCGTATCATCCCTGTGGTCTGCCGCAAAGCCTGCACCCTACGCATGGAGCTGGTTGGCTGCGAGCTCAACGGTAAATTCCTGTCATGTTTAAGGAATGGCTCATAGACGCATAGTGGATTTGTTTTTAGAAAAGGAACAATTTAAGAGGAATCTTAATTTGAGACATTCATCTGTCTTGTTCATTTAAATCTAGCTTCAAtcaaaatgtgtaatgtgtaattgttttagagtgtactgtatTGGATAGGCAACTGATTTGCATTGTGTATATTATAAGGAATGGAAAACAGTACAGACTTAGTTATAGGCATACAGTTCACTAGTGAATGTGCACAGGCATGTATAGATCCAGAACGAAGGAACCCACCATTTGAGTCAGGCCTGTTACTCACACTGAACTCGCACGAACAACACACCCGGAGGAGCACGGGAACACACCCTCTCTGTCCACAGTCCTTTGGTTTATTTATGCCACATGAGCCATGACAGGAGCTTGATGTAGATTTTTGCAGCTGGAACTCCCATATGGTCAAAATAAGTTATGCTATTGTTTCCAAGCCACAGCAAAATATGGAAGGTGTTCACATACTTTTCTATTTAGATTCTTGCGGTGTTTAGTTAGATTGGAAATTACTTCAAACAAttataaagaaaagaaagaatgcacacattatcaaaatgacacattttatGATGAGATTGTTCTGGTGAAGAAAATGTGTCTCGTTTCTCTTAGTAAGGGTTTGGGACAGTTCCAGTTTGGATTGTAACTGCTGTAGGTGCTACATCAGCAGAGGCATTAGCCCTGCACAGTGATGGGCTCCAGCCAGGGTTCCTCATTATGGGAAAATGGAATTGTCCCCTGCTGCTTTTCCGACTCCTTCTTGTCATTGCATACTATGCAGTTTTCCATGCCCacgcctgtctgtctctttctcttggcAGTGCCGTCTCCATCACGCATGGCCTTCACACAGACTAGTCATgagcatgccacacacacacacacacacacacacacacacacacacacacacactctggcagtGTCGTCTCAACATCATGCATGGCCTTCACACAGACTACTCTCAAGCATGCCTCACATACtaacacgtatacacacacacatacactggcagTGCTGTCTCAACATCATGCATGGCGTACACACATAAACTACATATAATGagcataacacaaacacacacaaactacatataattagtattacacacacacacactcgactccTGTCTGCTGCATGCCACCGACTGCCGCCCTCATTGGCCACTAACCCGGTTTGTCTTGCTTGCGCTTCAGCTGTCTGTCCACTTgtctatcattttttttttctctacctcccttcccctttctctctctgtccgggGTCCTCACTCCACAGTCTATTTAAACACGACAGGTTGCTCCGAGCCCCTGGGCGTCAAGTCGCGTCTGATCAGCGACGCTCAGCTGTCGGCGTCCAGCACCTTCCGCACGTGGGGCATCGAGGCGTTCACCTGGCACCCGCACTACGCCCGCCTGGACAAGCAGGGCAAGACCAACGCCTGGAGCGCCGCCATCAACAGCCGCTCCGAGTGGCTGCAGGTGAGTTCTTGGGCTAGGATTGGTCACGCACTAAAAAGAAGTAGAAAATGACTTCATTTGAGAGTACTTGGTtggtcaaaaaaagagaaagtttGAGAGTTGTCCTCACCGTTTTCGTCAtggaaaatatttatttttttatttgtttaattgaattgaaccCTTTGAAATCACTTGAGTTATTCTTCAAGAAGATGCTGGGTAAATAAACGTggcatataaatataaatacgcCTGgcatataaatataaacacgTCTGTTGTTGTCCGTTAGGTTGATTTGAAATCCCCCAAGCGCATCTCAGGCATCATCACCCAGGGGGCCAAGGACTTTGGGAGCGTTCAGTTTGTGTCCGCTTTCAAGGTGACCTACAGCGATGACGGTCAGACCTGGACTGTAATCAAAGATGAGAGGACTAATGACGACAAGGTGAGGGGCCAaaaccaggcacacacacacacacacacacctttttccaTGTACATCACTACATCACAAATCTTACTGTAATCTCCAAATACtcatgtttattattattatcattattgttattattattattattatttaaaataacaaaTCCTTGTGATGATTCTCTAGTTTAAAAAATATAGGGAGTGTTTTGGATTTAAACTTTTCAGTGGGACATACCAGCATATGGCAAGATGGCCCTAGGAGTCTGTTCCATCTCATTTCTCATTTTCATCACTGTTAATGTGCTCTCCACCTGCAGATCTTCCCCGGCAACAGTGACAACAACGTCCACAAGAAGAACGTGTTCGAGCCGCCCTTCTACGCCCGATTCGTTCGCGTCCTGCCATGGGCGTGGCACGAGCATATCACGCTGCGAATGGAGCTGCTGGGCTGTGACGagtagcacctctcctccctccctccctccttctctccgctcccttctccttgtcctctccctctctccctccctacctcctgAGCCATGCCTGCACTGCCTTGCTCCCAGCGCCAGAGGGCAGCGTTGCCCCACCAGCCGGCACAGCTGGAGGGCCTCTGAGTCAAGCTCCTCGGACACAGCCTGCATCTCTAACCACACGCCACACAGTGACCTCCTGGCTCTTCTTTTCacacgctctcactctctctttctttctctctatttctatcaaagacacacacacacacacacacacacacacacacacatactacacagtCCAAACCACAGTGATGCTGCCTCATTGAGCGATGAGAATTGAACTCCACTTTGAGGTGCTGAAACGCGTCACACGCTCATTTATTTGTAGCAATTGAATGGCTTGGAAAAAGGTTTTGTTTATGAGCTTGAAGTATTGCCAGTATCCAAAATTAATTAGA
This sequence is a window from Sardina pilchardus chromosome 10, fSarPil1.1, whole genome shotgun sequence. Protein-coding genes within it:
- the mfge8b gene encoding milk fat globule EGF and factor V/VIII domain containing b isoform X2, translated to MKRQNRISLCLPLFTICFVLSAISAVNGDYCEVNICHNGGTCVTGVGENPFICICPDGFTGETCNETETGPCKPNPCKNDGVCEVISQTRRGDVFSEYVCKCQEGFDGVHCQNNVNDCAGQPCKNGGVCRDLEGDFNCKCPSPYVGKHCHLRCISLLGMEGGGIAEHQITASSVHYGILGLQRWGPEKARLNNKGLVNAWTSAGHDKNPWIEVNLQRKMRFTGIITQGASRMGVAEYIKAFKVASSLDGRTYTMYRLEGQKKDTVFVGNMDNDGTKTNLFDPPIIAQHLRIIPVVCRKACTLRMELVGCELNGCSEPLGVKSRLISDAQLSASSTFRTWGIEAFTWHPHYARLDKQGKTNAWSAAINSRSEWLQVDLKSPKRISGIITQGAKDFGSVQFVSAFKVTYSDDGQTWTVIKDERTNDDKIFPGNSDNNVHKKNVFEPPFYARFVRVLPWAWHEHITLRMELLGCDE
- the mfge8b gene encoding milk fat globule EGF and factor V/VIII domain containing b isoform X1, whose protein sequence is MKRQNRISLCLPLFTICFVLSAISAVNGDYCEVNICHNGGTCVTGVGENPFICICPDGFTGETCNETETGPCKPNPCKNDGVCEVISQTRRGDVFSEYVCKCQEGFDGVHCQNNVNDCAGQPCKNGGVCRDLEGDFNCKCPSPYVGKHCHLRCISLLGMEGGGIAEHQITASSVHYGILGLQRWGPEKARLNNKGLVNAWTSAGHDKNPWIEVNLQRKMRFTGIITQGASRMGVAEYIKAFKVASSLDGRTYTMYRLEGQKKDTVFVGNMDNDGTKTNLFDPPIIAQHLRIIPVVCRKACTLRMELVGCELNVYLNTTGCSEPLGVKSRLISDAQLSASSTFRTWGIEAFTWHPHYARLDKQGKTNAWSAAINSRSEWLQVDLKSPKRISGIITQGAKDFGSVQFVSAFKVTYSDDGQTWTVIKDERTNDDKIFPGNSDNNVHKKNVFEPPFYARFVRVLPWAWHEHITLRMELLGCDE